In the genome of Ignavibacteriota bacterium, one region contains:
- a CDS encoding T9SS type A sorting domain-containing protein has translation MNKNFLTYVIVLVFFFLTAVILLKYDKSYPKFTSKKASKFYPSDYEMIKRSFPYYKFKENVYMDIFREYKELKNRYKLTKNNNQQKLEWEFVGPTNIGGRVVDIEFNPKVPNIVYAASATGGVFKSIDTGKTWFPIFDEQPCLTIGDIAIDPQNPNIIYVGTGEANGGHNNFPGVGLYKSIDAGETWNFIGLDSSASISRIIVDANNSQKIWAASVGSYFIPNSQRGIFLSKDGGNNWEKSLFVSDSTGAIDLVINPNNSDILFAAMWERVRRPVNISNTHLYGPTSGIYKTYDSGKNWIKLGPANGLPNEQTENIGRIGLSISKSNPNIIYATFSDGNFLTGLFKSNDGGNNWIKMNSEFLGSGNFSWYFGQIRVHPSIPETIFVLDVPLLKSSSSGSSWDFSYGYGINFNLHVDHHALAFKPNDSNYIISGNDGGINISKDGGLTWSDPVKLPVTQFYEIGLDKNNSKSFLGGTQDNGTVKTNSDQNNWERILGGDGFYTIVDPNNSNIIYAESQFGNLFKSNDAGKNFMGDLKGIDQSEPTNWSTPIAMDPNNSNVIYYGTYRLYRKINFTATWDSISPKLTDYGFDKKIGTITTIAVSASDSNVIYVGTDDGNVWLTKNYGNSWIKISNNLPRRWVTRVAVNPIDEKIVYVTYSGLRWAESQPHVFRSEDFGNSWNEINNGLPDAPVNAFEIDRINPKILYLGNDVGAFISYDEGNNWEILGNNLPIVVVNDMKIHPTENYLAIGTHGRGIYKLDLNNVTGIEQQNQILVNQIELYQNYPNPFNPVTTIEYSIPQSIMQNFNKTKNPQQVRDDNNNLSLKVYDILGREISILVNQKQNPGNYKIEFDASDFSSGIYFYKLTLGNSEIVKKMIILK, from the coding sequence ATGAATAAAAATTTTTTAACTTATGTTATTGTGTTAGTATTTTTTTTTCTAACTGCCGTAATTTTACTAAAATACGATAAATCTTACCCAAAATTTACAAGTAAAAAAGCATCAAAGTTTTACCCATCTGATTACGAAATGATCAAAAGAAGCTTTCCGTATTACAAATTTAAAGAAAATGTATATATGGATATTTTCAGAGAGTATAAGGAATTAAAAAATAGATACAAATTAACGAAGAACAATAATCAGCAAAAATTAGAATGGGAATTTGTTGGACCAACAAATATTGGCGGAAGAGTTGTTGATATTGAATTTAATCCTAAAGTTCCCAATATTGTCTATGCCGCTTCCGCTACAGGCGGTGTTTTTAAATCGATTGATACCGGTAAAACTTGGTTTCCGATTTTTGATGAACAACCGTGTTTAACAATCGGCGATATCGCCATCGATCCTCAAAATCCAAATATAATTTATGTTGGAACAGGAGAAGCAAATGGCGGACATAACAACTTTCCCGGAGTTGGACTCTACAAATCAATTGACGCCGGAGAAACATGGAATTTTATAGGGTTAGATTCATCTGCTTCAATTTCAAGAATTATTGTAGACGCAAATAATTCACAAAAAATTTGGGCTGCATCTGTTGGAAGTTATTTTATTCCTAATTCACAAAGAGGAATTTTCTTAAGTAAAGATGGAGGAAATAACTGGGAAAAATCATTGTTTGTTTCAGATTCAACTGGAGCAATAGATTTAGTAATAAACCCTAACAATTCTGATATTTTGTTTGCGGCAATGTGGGAAAGAGTAAGAAGACCTGTAAATATTTCAAATACACATCTTTACGGACCGACAAGCGGAATATACAAAACTTATGACAGCGGAAAGAATTGGATTAAATTGGGTCCGGCAAACGGATTGCCTAATGAGCAGACTGAAAATATTGGGAGAATCGGTTTAAGTATTTCAAAGTCAAATCCAAATATAATTTATGCAACATTTAGCGATGGCAATTTTCTGACGGGATTATTTAAAAGTAATGACGGCGGAAATAACTGGATTAAAATGAATTCTGAATTTTTAGGAAGCGGAAATTTCAGTTGGTATTTTGGTCAAATTAGGGTTCATCCAAGTATTCCGGAAACAATTTTTGTACTTGACGTTCCGCTATTAAAATCAAGCTCAAGTGGTTCATCATGGGATTTTAGTTACGGTTACGGCATAAACTTCAATCTTCATGTTGATCATCACGCTTTGGCATTTAAACCTAATGATTCAAATTATATTATTTCGGGAAATGACGGCGGAATAAACATTTCTAAAGACGGTGGATTAACTTGGTCTGATCCTGTAAAACTTCCGGTTACACAATTTTATGAAATTGGTTTGGATAAAAACAATTCGAAAAGTTTTTTGGGCGGAACACAAGATAACGGAACTGTAAAAACTAACTCAGACCAAAATAATTGGGAAAGAATTTTAGGCGGTGACGGATTCTATACCATTGTCGACCCAAATAATTCGAATATAATTTATGCTGAATCTCAATTTGGAAATTTATTTAAGAGCAACGACGCCGGTAAAAATTTTATGGGAGATCTGAAGGGAATTGACCAAAGTGAGCCGACTAACTGGTCAACTCCGATTGCAATGGATCCTAACAATTCAAACGTAATATATTACGGAACATATAGATTATACAGAAAGATTAATTTTACGGCGACTTGGGATTCAATTAGTCCAAAATTAACCGATTACGGATTTGATAAAAAGATTGGAACAATTACAACAATTGCTGTTTCTGCATCTGATTCTAACGTAATTTATGTCGGTACTGATGACGGAAATGTTTGGCTTACGAAAAATTATGGAAATTCTTGGATTAAAATTTCGAATAATCTTCCTAGAAGATGGGTCACAAGAGTTGCAGTAAATCCAATTGATGAAAAAATTGTTTATGTAACATATTCAGGTTTACGCTGGGCAGAATCTCAGCCGCATGTTTTTAGAAGTGAAGATTTTGGAAACAGTTGGAATGAAATAAATAATGGCTTACCCGATGCTCCGGTCAATGCTTTTGAAATTGACAGAATAAATCCTAAAATACTTTACTTGGGAAATGATGTTGGCGCTTTTATAAGTTACGACGAAGGAAATAATTGGGAAATTCTTGGAAATAATTTGCCGATTGTTGTGGTTAATGATATGAAAATTCATCCGACTGAAAACTATTTGGCAATTGGCACTCATGGAAGAGGTATTTATAAATTGGATTTGAACAATGTAACTGGAATTGAACAGCAAAATCAAATACTGGTAAATCAAATTGAGCTATATCAAAATTATCCAAATCCATTTAATCCGGTTACGACAATTGAATATAGTATTCCGCAATCTATAATGCAGAATTTTAATAAAACTAAGAACCCGCAGCAAGTTCGGGATGACAATAATAATTTATCATTAAAAGTTTATGATATATTAGGAAGAGAAATTTCAATACTGGTAAATCAAAAACAAAATCCCGGGAATTATAAAATTGAATTTGACGCAAGTGATTTTTCGAGCGGGATTTATTTCTACAAACTGACCTTGGGAAATTCAGAAATTGTTAAAAAAATGATTATACTAAAATGA
- a CDS encoding TlpA family protein disulfide reductase, producing MSTKEKLQNTPNKKFDFKNPKHRSYLYTGLFFAAVIFFFIVNNTNGDSVEGPYPPNYNVDNSNLVNLSDFKGKVVIVDFWATWCPPCRKGIPDLIEIKKEFKDKNVEIIGISLDSFTRGGATKNDVVPFINEYGINYPILIGDINVAQQYGGVNSIPTSFVIDKEGYILTYYQGLMPKQQYVDDLNKALAKNYVSDKKYIAPEFSLPKAK from the coding sequence ATGAGCACAAAAGAAAAATTGCAAAATACACCAAATAAAAAATTTGATTTTAAAAATCCTAAACACAGAAGTTACCTTTATACCGGATTGTTCTTTGCCGCAGTAATATTTTTCTTTATTGTAAATAATACAAACGGAGATTCTGTCGAGGGACCTTATCCGCCTAATTATAATGTTGATAATTCAAATTTAGTTAATCTTTCGGATTTCAAAGGTAAGGTTGTTATTGTGGATTTTTGGGCAACCTGGTGTCCGCCTTGCAGAAAGGGAATTCCAGATTTAATTGAAATTAAAAAAGAATTTAAAGATAAAAATGTTGAAATTATTGGAATTTCACTTGATAGTTTTACTCGAGGCGGCGCGACTAAAAATGATGTTGTTCCATTTATAAATGAATATGGAATCAATTATCCTATTTTAATTGGTGATATAAATGTCGCTCAACAATACGGCGGCGTAAATTCAATACCAACTTCATTTGTAATTGACAAAGAAGGATATATTTTGACATATTATCAAGGTTTAATGCCTAAACAGCAATATGTAGATGATTTAAATAAAGCACTGGCAAAAAATTATGTTTCTGATAAAAAATATATAGCGCCTGAATTTTCTCTGCCAAAAGCAAAATAA
- a CDS encoding DUF3365 domain-containing protein: MNKINFFAAFLILTIFLFVACTNEKKLDEKKYSEEFRGYAKEYLMGLKSVLMKNMHEGGPVKAITVCSDTASDLTKMYSEVMKMEVKRVSLKNRNADNFPDSFEKESISEFEKLLSENKLNDKSEIIKIVSENEQEFIRYVKPIIIEAPCLNCHGSDSEITPEVKSIIKKNYPNDKAVDYKIGDLRGVISITKTL, encoded by the coding sequence ATGAATAAAATAAACTTTTTTGCGGCATTTTTGATTTTAACGATTTTTCTTTTTGTCGCTTGCACAAATGAAAAAAAGCTTGACGAAAAGAAATATTCCGAAGAATTTAGAGGATATGCAAAAGAGTATTTAATGGGATTGAAATCTGTCCTTATGAAAAATATGCACGAAGGCGGACCGGTGAAAGCAATAACTGTTTGTTCTGATACTGCTTCAGATTTAACCAAAATGTATTCAGAAGTTATGAAGATGGAAGTGAAAAGAGTTAGTTTGAAGAACAGAAATGCCGATAATTTTCCCGATTCATTTGAAAAGGAAAGTATTTCCGAATTTGAAAAATTACTATCGGAAAATAAGTTGAACGATAAATCTGAAATAATTAAAATAGTAAGTGAAAATGAACAAGAGTTTATTAGATATGTTAAACCAATTATTATTGAAGCGCCATGTTTAAATTGCCATGGCAGTGATTCCGAAATTACACCGGAAGTTAAATCAATAATTAAAAAGAATTACCCGAACGATAAAGCTGTTGATTATAAAATTGGTGATCTTAGAGGCGTTATTTCAATTACAAAGACACTATAA
- a CDS encoding response regulator transcription factor, translating into MQKLIIVDDSELLRSRIKTLIASVNNVKLVAEASNSVEGLQLIKIHKPDILVLDIRMPGENGLDILENIKKSNKHIKVLIVTNYPNDQYKNIALKYGADYFLNKSTEFEKIPLILTKLSNEKINNVIIYN; encoded by the coding sequence ATGCAAAAACTTATAATAGTTGATGATTCGGAACTTCTAAGATCACGAATTAAAACTTTAATAGCCTCTGTAAATAATGTGAAGTTAGTTGCAGAGGCTTCAAATTCTGTAGAAGGATTGCAATTAATTAAAATACATAAACCGGATATTTTAGTTTTGGATATAAGAATGCCGGGAGAAAATGGTTTGGATATTTTAGAAAATATAAAAAAATCTAATAAACATATAAAAGTTTTAATCGTAACAAATTATCCAAATGATCAGTATAAAAACATTGCGTTAAAATATGGTGCGGATTATTTTTTGAATAAATCAACCGAATTTGAAAAAATACCTTTAATTCTAACTAAATTATCAAATGAAAAGATTAACAATGTAATAATCTACAATTAG
- a CDS encoding response regulator transcription factor — protein MKILIADDHAVVREGLKQILSQIDEIASITEAENGINVIDLALNQKFDLILLDISMPGKSGFEILNYLKQIKPELPILIISVHPENQYAKRVLKAGAAGSISKFASPEELKQAIITSIKGEKYISRELAQELAMGLMKNKSKNPTESLSNREFEVMRLIASGKTVSEIADEICLSIKTISTYRSRILSKMNFKNNAEITKYCIMNELI, from the coding sequence ATGAAAATTTTAATTGCTGATGATCATGCAGTTGTAAGGGAAGGATTAAAACAAATTTTATCTCAGATTGATGAAATTGCCTCCATTACTGAAGCGGAAAACGGAATTAATGTAATTGATTTAGCGTTGAATCAGAAATTCGATTTGATTCTTCTTGATATTTCAATGCCCGGAAAAAGTGGATTCGAAATTTTAAATTATTTAAAACAAATTAAACCGGAACTGCCAATTTTAATAATTAGTGTTCATCCTGAAAATCAGTATGCAAAAAGAGTTTTAAAAGCCGGAGCTGCAGGTTCCATTTCCAAATTTGCGAGTCCGGAAGAGTTAAAACAAGCTATAATTACAAGTATTAAAGGTGAAAAATATATTTCCCGCGAGCTTGCGCAAGAACTTGCAATGGGATTGATGAAAAACAAAAGTAAAAATCCTACTGAAAGTTTGTCAAATCGTGAATTTGAAGTAATGAGATTAATTGCTTCAGGGAAAACGGTATCTGAAATTGCCGATGAAATTTGCCTTAGCATAAAAACGATCAGCACATATCGTTCAAGAATACTATCAAAAATGAATTTTAAGAACAATGCCGAAATAACGAAATATTGTATAATGAATGAGTTAATATAA
- a CDS encoding DUF971 domain-containing protein: MKPKKIKLSEQKYLIIEWEDSSIIEYPLKFLRDETPDAGNKGETILWKHYPPPPAGPDKPGKYEIADIKKVGNYAISIVWKDGYDSGIYSWDLLLRFGEFLKIKSTLTN; this comes from the coding sequence ATGAAACCAAAAAAAATAAAATTATCTGAACAAAAATATTTGATTATAGAATGGGAAGATAGTTCCATAATTGAATATCCTCTGAAATTTTTAAGAGATGAAACTCCCGATGCCGGCAACAAAGGTGAAACTATTTTGTGGAAGCACTATCCGCCACCTCCTGCAGGACCGGATAAACCGGGTAAATATGAAATAGCTGATATTAAAAAAGTTGGGAATTACGCAATTAGTATTGTATGGAAAGACGGTTATGATTCTGGAATTTATTCTTGGGATTTATTATTAAGATTTGGCGAATTTCTTAAAATTAAAAGTACACTTACAAATTAA
- a CDS encoding prohibitin family protein, which produces MYFILGLLTAVILFAIHLSVKRNKRFQEATITLIIAIAAAVFALVQIFTVIPAGTVGVIDFLGNVSDNTLKPGVNIVNPIARIIKYSFKTQEIKETMTVPSKEGLSVNLELSLQYRLDPGKANEIYKSIESGDYLNVILVPQFRSVTRGVTAKYEAKALYTASRKQLEDEIVSELQHLVGDRGIIIEKAPLRQVSLPQRLTQSIEEKLQAEQESQRMSFILQKEEQEAERKRIEAKGIADFQTIVSNGINANLLKWKGIEATEKLANSPNTKVVVIGSGTDGLPLILGNN; this is translated from the coding sequence ATGTATTTCATTTTAGGACTTTTAACAGCAGTTATATTATTTGCAATTCATCTAAGTGTAAAAAGAAATAAAAGATTTCAAGAAGCGACAATTACACTTATTATAGCAATCGCAGCTGCGGTATTTGCCTTGGTGCAAATTTTTACGGTTATTCCTGCCGGAACAGTTGGAGTTATTGATTTTCTTGGAAATGTTAGTGATAATACTTTGAAACCCGGAGTGAATATCGTAAATCCAATTGCAAGAATAATTAAATACAGCTTTAAAACTCAAGAAATTAAGGAAACAATGACTGTGCCTTCAAAAGAAGGATTGAGTGTCAATTTGGAATTAAGTTTGCAATATCGTCTTGATCCCGGAAAGGCAAATGAAATTTACAAATCAATTGAAAGCGGAGATTATTTAAATGTTATTCTTGTCCCGCAATTCAGATCTGTGACACGCGGAGTAACTGCAAAATATGAAGCAAAGGCTTTGTATACGGCATCTCGAAAACAATTAGAGGACGAAATTGTAAGTGAGCTGCAGCATTTAGTCGGCGACAGAGGAATTATAATTGAAAAAGCGCCTCTACGGCAAGTTTCATTACCGCAAAGATTAACCCAATCAATTGAAGAAAAATTACAAGCTGAGCAAGAAAGTCAAAGAATGTCGTTCATACTTCAAAAAGAAGAACAGGAAGCAGAGAGAAAAAGAATTGAAGCAAAAGGTATTGCTGATTTTCAAACGATTGTTTCAAATGGAATTAATGCGAATTTATTGAAATGGAAAGGCATAGAAGCTACTGAAAAATTAGCAAATTCTCCTAATACTAAAGTTGTTGTAATAGGATCAGGAACAGATGGATTGCCTTTGATACTGGGAAATAATTAA
- a CDS encoding thymidine phosphorylase, which translates to MNTVTLIKKKRDKEELNYSEINFLISSYSKNLIPDYQFSAFLMAGFLNGFTENETSSLTKSMLYSGKIIDLSNIHGKKVDKHSTGGVGDKTSLIIAPIVAAAGVNVPMISGRGLGHSGGTLDKLESIPGFNTNLSLAQYQNVLQKCGAVLIGQTKDVAPADKLIYSLRDVTATVESIPLITGSIMSKKLAEGIDGLVLDVKTGSGAFMKTQKDAEKLANSLIDTAKSFKKEVISFITDMNQPLGNYIGNWLEVYESIKILHGEKIEDLYELSLNLAGAMIFLGGKAKSIKEGFDISESLIKNGKAFDKFLEIVKLQKGNCNVLKKPELYPKPKYSEILYADKSQYLKSIDNYQIGMASLELGGGRLTKSDIIDPTAGIIFYPKIGSKINKGDKIAEIFTNKRNKIDDVKSIIQNSLTFSTTKVKKMKLIKKIIC; encoded by the coding sequence ATGAATACAGTAACTTTGATAAAGAAAAAACGCGACAAGGAAGAATTAAATTATTCGGAAATTAATTTTTTGATTTCTTCCTACAGCAAAAATTTAATTCCCGATTATCAATTTTCTGCGTTTTTAATGGCTGGATTTTTAAATGGATTTACGGAAAATGAAACGTCGAGTCTGACAAAGTCAATGCTATACAGCGGTAAAATAATTGACTTGTCCAACATTCACGGCAAAAAAGTTGATAAACATTCTACCGGCGGAGTTGGAGATAAAACCTCATTGATTATTGCGCCAATTGTCGCGGCAGCCGGTGTAAATGTTCCAATGATTTCCGGACGCGGTTTGGGGCATAGCGGAGGAACTTTAGATAAGTTGGAATCCATTCCTGGATTTAACACAAATTTGTCTTTGGCTCAGTATCAAAATGTACTTCAAAAATGCGGAGCAGTTTTAATTGGTCAAACTAAAGACGTTGCACCCGCAGATAAATTGATTTATTCGCTTAGAGACGTAACCGCAACAGTTGAATCAATTCCATTGATTACTGGAAGTATTATGAGTAAAAAATTAGCCGAGGGAATTGACGGTTTGGTTTTGGATGTAAAGACCGGAAGCGGCGCATTTATGAAAACTCAAAAAGATGCGGAAAAGCTTGCCAATTCACTAATTGATACTGCTAAATCTTTTAAGAAAGAAGTAATTTCATTTATTACCGATATGAATCAGCCGCTTGGGAATTATATTGGAAATTGGTTGGAAGTCTATGAATCAATAAAAATTCTTCATGGTGAAAAAATTGAAGACTTGTACGAACTTTCGCTTAATTTAGCGGGCGCAATGATTTTTCTCGGCGGTAAGGCAAAATCTATAAAAGAAGGATTTGATATTTCCGAATCTTTAATTAAAAATGGAAAAGCATTTGACAAATTTTTAGAAATCGTTAAGCTTCAAAAAGGTAATTGCAATGTTTTGAAAAAACCCGAATTATATCCGAAACCAAAATATTCAGAAATTTTATATGCTGATAAAAGCCAATATTTAAAGTCGATAGATAATTATCAAATTGGTATGGCTTCTTTAGAGTTGGGCGGAGGCAGATTGACTAAATCCGATATTATTGACCCTACCGCAGGAATAATCTTTTATCCTAAAATTGGCAGTAAAATTAACAAAGGAGATAAAATTGCGGAAATTTTCACCAATAAAAGGAATAAAATTGATGATGTTAAATCAATAATCCAAAACTCTTTGACGTTTTCAACGACAAAAGTAAAGAAAATGAAGTTAATAAAAAAAATTATTTGCTAA
- the pepT gene encoding peptidase T, whose protein sequence is MFDPNYKFTCVDRFLNYVKFDTKSDEDSTTFPSDPKQLELSKYLVGELKELGLIDAHMDEYGYVIATLPSNSEKNVQVIGFISHVDTSPAVSGKDVKPQILKNYQGGDITLLNGKVIEADSNPELKDMFGFDIITTDGTTLLGADDKAGISEIMDAMNYLIQHPDVKHGTIKICFTPDEEVGRGTEKFDVKKFGAKYAYTIDGGTRGEIETETFSADAVIIEFIGKNVHPGYAKGKMINSLRMASYFMELLPKDRLSPETTEKREGYVHCTSINGNEEKTTLKFIIRDFIDLKLTEYENFLKELVDKTVKNFPGSNCKFEVIEQYRNMKNIIVQHPEIEENAIIALERLGIKPIQSPIRGGTDGSRLSFMGLPTPNIFAGGHNFHAVTEYVAIQDMEMSTKTIIEICKIWEEKA, encoded by the coding sequence ATGTTTGATCCAAATTATAAGTTTACATGTGTCGATAGATTTTTAAATTACGTTAAATTCGATACAAAATCCGATGAAGATTCCACAACATTCCCAAGTGACCCTAAACAGCTTGAACTTTCAAAATATCTAGTTGGTGAGCTAAAAGAGTTAGGCTTAATAGACGCGCACATGGATGAATATGGATATGTTATTGCAACTTTACCTAGTAACTCAGAAAAAAATGTTCAAGTTATTGGATTTATTTCGCACGTTGATACTTCTCCGGCTGTAAGTGGAAAAGACGTTAAACCACAAATTTTAAAAAACTATCAAGGCGGAGACATAACTTTACTAAACGGAAAGGTAATTGAAGCTGACAGTAATCCCGAATTAAAAGATATGTTTGGATTTGATATAATAACTACAGACGGTACAACATTATTAGGCGCTGATGATAAAGCCGGAATTTCAGAAATAATGGATGCGATGAATTATCTAATTCAACATCCTGATGTTAAACACGGTACTATTAAAATTTGTTTTACTCCCGATGAAGAAGTCGGTAGAGGGACTGAAAAATTTGACGTGAAAAAATTCGGCGCAAAATACGCTTATACAATTGACGGCGGAACAAGAGGCGAGATTGAAACCGAAACATTCAGCGCAGACGCTGTCATAATTGAGTTTATCGGAAAGAATGTTCATCCCGGATACGCAAAAGGTAAAATGATCAATTCTCTTAGAATGGCTTCATACTTTATGGAATTATTGCCCAAAGACAGACTTTCTCCTGAAACCACAGAAAAAAGAGAAGGGTATGTTCACTGTACTTCAATAAATGGAAATGAAGAAAAAACGACTTTAAAATTTATTATAAGAGATTTTATTGATTTAAAATTAACCGAATATGAAAATTTCTTAAAAGAGTTAGTTGATAAAACAGTCAAAAATTTTCCAGGATCAAACTGCAAATTTGAAGTTATTGAACAATACAGAAATATGAAAAATATTATAGTCCAGCATCCTGAAATTGAAGAGAACGCAATTATAGCCTTGGAAAGATTGGGAATTAAACCGATTCAATCACCTATTCGCGGCGGAACGGATGGTTCACGCTTAAGTTTTATGGGATTGCCTACGCCTAATATTTTTGCCGGCGGACATAATTTCCATGCTGTAACAGAGTATGTAGCAATTCAAGATATGGAAATGTCCACAAAAACAATTATCGAGATTTGTAAAATTTGGGAAGAAAAAGCATAA